A stretch of Mytilus edulis chromosome 11, xbMytEdul2.2, whole genome shotgun sequence DNA encodes these proteins:
- the LOC139495894 gene encoding S-adenosylmethionine-dependent methyltransferase Rv2258c-like — protein MELDEYAEKFSSTVTNGFIALEIAIGHKLGLFDSLKKFTSPVTSTELAVSCKLKERYVREWLGCMSAAGFVSITPDDTYLIPEACKPHTQSSGFASVLPLIAANTASLLECFKEDGPKGYDYSNQLDTLLWLDHNKKSCDSKWINENLFPVGFKEIDTIINVLDFGCGPGSLTIKLAEHLPNAKIYGVDIDRNSIEKAKEKKAKENIQNVEFVLVENDHLDETWTKKFDWITLVDTLHDLPNPNFSISDIKRVLKDDGIVSAVDPCVHSDHKKNRGNQSAATLYVLSTFMCLPSSMSREPAAANGIGWGMQNRAEFIKSQGLKILGDENNGLIQFRKA, from the exons ATGGAACTTGATGAATATGCTGAAAAATTTTCTTCAACGGTGACGAATGGTTTTATTGCTTTAGAAATAGCCATAGGTCATAAACTTGGACTATTTGATTCTCTGAAGAAATTCACTTCCCCGGTTACATCAACAGAGCTCGCTGTGTCATGCAAACTGAAAGAAAG ATATGTCAGAGAATGGCTAGGATGTATGTCAGCTGCTGGGTTTGTTAGTATCACACCCGATGATACATACCTTATACCGGAAGCATGCAAACCTCATACTCAATCGAGTGGATTCGCCAGTGTGTTACCTCTTATAGCTGCAAATACCGCCTCATTATTGGAATGTTTTAAAGAGGACGGACCAAAAG GATACGATTACAGTAACCAGTTGGATACGTTGCTGTGGTTGGACCATAACAAAAAGTCATGTGACAGTAAATGGATCAATGAAAACTTATTTCCGGTTGGATTCAAGGAAATAG ATACAATAATCAATGTTTTGGATTTCGGATGTGGACCTGGCAGTTTAACCATTAAATTAGCTGAACATTTACCAAATGCCAAAATCTACGGCGTAGATATTGATCGAAATTCAATTGAAAAGGCTAAGGAGAAAAAAGCGaaggaaaatatacaaaatgtcgaATTCGTTTTAGTTGAAAACGACCATTTAGACGAAACGTGGACGAAGAAATTCGATTGGATAACTTTGGTCGATACACTGCATGACCTTCCAAATCCGAATTTCAGTATTTCAGACATCAAAAGGGTTCTGAAGGATGACGGTATTGTATCTGCGGTAGATCCATGCGTACATTCGGACCATAAAAAGAATCGAGGCAACCAAAGCGCTGCAACACTGTATGTTTTAAGTACATTTATGTGTCTCCCTAGTAGCATGTCACGCGAACCTGCAGCTGCAAACGGTATCGGATGGGGAATGCAGAATAGAGCGGAATTTATTAAATCGCAAGGTTTAAAGATTTTAGGTGACGAAAATAACGGACTGATTCAATTTCGAAAGGCatga